GTTTTAGTCCTGGTTTAAGTGGAACACTGAGGTTTACTGTCGGTATCGGGTTCAATAAATACTCACGTTTTCAGTATCGCCACGGTAAATATACATCTGTCCGAGTCCGAAAAACGGTAGAACGAACGTCGGAGATGAAAACTGTGttgattgataataatattgaaacgcTTGGTCGTAATCACCCTGAACATGAAACGCTCGTGCTAACTGATAACAACTTTCAGCTCTCATCGATTCATTCTCCGTGTTGTGAAACGCGTGTAGTGCTAAATGTTGCACTTTCTGATAGTCCTACAAATAGTgaatcaaaacaaatacatCAAAATACGATCAATTATCTACAGACCTGATTATCTTTCATTGTAGAAGTTTGCAACGAAATAGAGAATAATTTgatgtaaagaaaaatattattttgataaaacatGAACTGGAAATGATCctgaattttgtatttttgagaGAGAAGTCGAGATCTGAAAAGAGTAGAAACTACTCTTCAAATAGTAGCCGTAGTCAGATatgaattcatctttatttccgAGATCAGTTTTTAAGAAAGTTAGTTAGAGCTAAAAATAGTTAAAAACACATAAGATTTTTAACCAACACAAATATTTTACCTTTTTATAGAAGAAATGATTTGCTAAATGATTAAGAACCATCGGATTAGTAGAATCAATAGTGTAAGCTCGTGATAATAGTTGAACGCCGTTCTTAATGGAATCTTGAGTTTTCTGATTCAGTTCTAGAATCGCCAGACCGACCAGTCCTCCAACACAATTACAATCTAATTCTAAAGCTCTCTCAAACGCCAACCTACAACAAAATATACCAAAATACTTGTTTGTTAGTTTTAGAATTGGAAACCCAAAGAACCTGCACACAAAGAACcaaagttccacagttagcagttctggactcagttccacagtttttcagttctggactcagttccacattttgccagttctggactcagttccacagtttgccagttctggactcagttccacaatttgccagttctggactcagttccacagtttttcagttctggactcagttctacttTCTAGTTTAATCTAGTTCAAATTAGTTCATATCTAATGTTTTAACTGTCTAAATGTGAAAACTAAAACAAGTCAAATCTGAACCAAGagagaattgtggaactggtttcTGGAGAGTAAGAGATTTCACGCGTTATTCTATATTGAAATGATTCTGAAGTTCAGGgtccagttgctcaaaagttggctaGAGTTAatcagtggatagttgacatagtgacaattgaaatttcattgttactatggtatttatccaccggttattgagcaactggcccctgagtTCAGAGGGTATAATTTCACTCACCTGGCTTTTTCTAATTTGGCTAGTTTTACGAAACAATGGCCCATACCGAGTCTAACTGACGCGGGACAGTTCACGTTAGTGCGAAGAGCTTTCTTATAAAACGCCAGAGCACCGCGATAATCCTTCTTATTAAACGCAATACACGCTTTACCTAGCAACGACGGGATATTGTTACTACCCTAGAAACAACAACAGATTAAACAAATTAATCCAAATacaatttattatcattattattactactACCATATTCAGATGCTCTGTACAAAGTAAAAAGCCCTAATTGACCAAATGTAagtcattatttggataagtcgtcacattactgaagtcatctcaaTTGTTGAATctcaattttttatttctaattctttttactaagtgtaagtcatcatttgaatAAGTCGTCACaatactgaagtcatctctatttttgagtctcaattttttatttctaattctttttactaagtgtaagtcatcatttgaatAAGTCGTCACTGATCGTCAAAACTACAACCAGACTTAAACGCACATATCGTTGAAGGATCTATAACAACAAACCCTCCCTCCCCCTGAATGAACATTAAACTCACCTGATTTAATACAAAGTTAAACTGCGCGTCGGCCTGGTCCATTTTATCGCTCTCCACTAAACAAAAGTACGCTCGACCCAATAAATGATTCTGATCGTACATTATGATTTTATCAGCGGTCGTATATAGCAACGTCGCTTTGTTGAATAAATCACGTTTTGattctttgtttttttctcgATGTCCCATCTGAACGTAGTAAGCCGCCAGTGTATCCAGCGCCCTCATTTGGTCGCGCTCGAAGTTAGCGTAATTTAAATTCGCGTCCGTTCGCGAAGCTTCCAATATCTTCACGAAGTCGTCTGTCTGACcttgtttgaaatattcaatctgaaaacgagagagagaggtatACATCGATCACTCACCGATACAGTACAGTGGCTCCCCCTCCTTTAAGATCGTAACTTACCCCTAGTGTTACCCAGATATGCAGTGGCGCCATCTCTTGTTTCAATATACTGAGCACTTCTTCTCCGTCCGGTAACTGATCTAAATCCAGCTCTATCAcctacaatatatacatagatCTACAGGCTTCACAGGGACTGGAGTGATACCAGCAGCAGCGCAGCCTCCTCCTCGCTCGGGGGTAGACTTCATCACAGCTAGGCTGCTGGGGAGCCCTCGGCCCTCTGCACCTGAGGAAGTGGCttaaactgcagttagacccCCTGCTGATCTTCACAACCAACAATAAACAGAAAGAATCGATTCGATcggattgaattgaatttgaatggaTGGATGATGGATGATATGTTGACATGTCATCTGTCGGATCTGACGACACAAATAACTCATAACTGCCCCACTCACTGGTGGCCTCTGCTTGTGTCCATCTATAACTTCCTATAGAACTAACAGACTTACCTCATCAGTATCTCTGAGAGGAATCTCAATAGATCCAACAGCCGTGCTGCTTCCACTAGACGCCGCCATTATCAATCTAGCTATCAATATATTCAACCGGtgttaaattgaatttaattggcATAAAAAGCGGTTGTGGACTATAGTCGAGGGCTCGAATAAAATCCGGTCGTGGACCGAGAGTCAGTGGGTGATATAAAAATCCGGTCGTGGATCTAGAGTCAGCgggcgatataaaaatcgggTCGTGGAATACGCGGCGGCAGTTTGAGCCCTGCGTCGTTCGGGCGCTCACTGACTTCTGAACCCTTTTTCACTTGGGTTCCAATGATTCTGAGCTCACTGTAGTAGCACCCGACTGGATCCAGTGATCAGCGCCCTCACCTCTGGATGTGGAAGCGGTTGTTGCATAATATCGCGGCTCATTGCATTCAAACGCCAAAGACTAAATACTGTGCCgggattttaataaaatttcacTATTTCAGGCCCAAGTTTTATCTTACAACAAAAATCCAAAGAAAGCTTATAACTAAACAAGAGGCGCACTTAGAAACCGGATGAGATCTGCGCTCAGCGAGGATCGCCTGCAATCTTACGACCCGTGGCCGCAGTGACGTATCGGACACAGTGGATTTAGCCTGAATTAATACCCAAACAAACTACCCCATAATTGTACTATATCTGCTCATAATCAAGTGTGGTTAATTGCACCCAGTTCCCGTTGAGACTTGACTCGAGTCAAACTCATTGTAAATAATCGAAATTCTCTTACGAGGACCGCGAGATCAAATAGGAAGCCCATCGACCCGACCCACCCACCGCGGGCACTGGCTCTCCAGAGACTGCCTAGTCAGTTTAATCACTGATTTGACCGATATTTTTAGGTCAAGGTGattaaattgaaatagatCTAATATTTGTACGGTGTAGTATaagtaaatataaatttcgcTGATATCGCGATCGACACACTAGCAGCAGGTGACTGAGAGATATAGGTGCTGTATGTACGGCGTGTGTTAGGCGACAGATTGTAATAAACTAATTGATCAGCAGTCAGGATATAATACACAATCAACAGGTAACGTTTTATACCCCGGGGACCCACGCCCTACCGACCTCCTCATCGACAGGTCAGTCGATTTAACTTATCGGGGACTGAATCTGACTAACAGCAAGAGGCCCTGACCAAATCGCGATGGGCGGTTCAGATGACGACACGGTTCTAGGCTTATTGTTAAATAACCGATCGTGAAAGCTTAGCTTTAGCCCGAGTCAGACTATAGCCACAAGACCGGGACTACTGTACAGCGACTAGGCCGGACTACTGTAACATGGTCCAATACGGTTGTTGAAAGGAGCATAGACCACGGTGACCTGACAGATTGCTTGACCTTGGAGTATCTTAAATGATCCTCTCATGTTACAATCACTGTCAGGGTTCTGGGGTTTAGAATCACTGTCAGGGTTCTGGGGGTTAAAATCACTGTCAGGGTTCTGGGGGTTAGAATCACTGTCAGGGTTCTGGGGTTTAGAATCACTGTCAGGGTTCTGGGGGTTAGAATCACTGTCAGGGTTCTGGGCGTTAGAATCACTGTCAGGGTTCTGGGCGTTAGAATCACTGTCAGGGTTCTGGGCGTTAGAATCACTGTCAGGGTTCTGGGGGTTAGAATCACTGTCAGGGTTCTGGGCGTTAGAATCACTGTCAGGGTTCTGGGCGTTAGAATCACTGTCAGGGTTCTGGGGGTTAGAATCACTGTCAGGGTTCTGGGGGTTAGAATCACTGTCAGGGTTCTGGGGTTTAGAATCACTGTCAGGGTTCTGGGGGTTAGAATCACTGTCAGGGTTCTGGGGGTTAGAACAATTCATTCACTGTTAAACTCCAGTCTGTTTACTGTTTACAGGGTTTAGATGTCTGCCGGTAGTAGTGGCTCTGGACCAGTCGTGACGTCATCGCGGGAGACCCTGGACCGCGATAGCAGGTCACGTGATAGGATGGTCGACGAGAATGGTCATCGTAACGCTGTATACTACCTGCAACAACCGCCGCGCTCACGTGACACGCTGCCGTCGACCGCGTCGACCAACAGCGGTGGCGCGCCGGCGGGAAATAAAGGTCGAGGTCGCGTCAATTTACAGCACGTGCCATGGCAACCGGATCCCAATTCAGCGGAAGTAGTCGGTGGCGGGAACGTCCATATAAAATTGCAGGAGAATTTGTTACTGAGAGCTTCAATAATACTTGTAGTATTCAGTTCGTTGTTACTGTTAAGCGGGATTTTAGAGGCGAGTTTAGGTGTTATTCAGCCTTACTACAG
The window above is part of the Tubulanus polymorphus unplaced genomic scaffold, tnTubPoly1.2 scaffold_78, whole genome shotgun sequence genome. Proteins encoded here:
- the LOC141914690 gene encoding uncharacterized protein LOC141914690: MSAGSSGSGPVVTSSRETLDRDSRSRDRMVDENGHRNAVYYLQQPPRSRDTLPSTASTNSGGAPAGNKGRGRVNLQHVPWQPDPNSAEVVGGGNVHIKLQENLLLRASIILVVFSSLLLLSGILEASLGVIQPYYSDIWCSIFILITGVLSILTATTSRRILALITLILCGVCMVLSLIGLALTGYVFYWYDVLKTFCVDSRRDERYFRLTDAEKHLLIQQCTVERPVPIIAFVAFYIVDVVAMFVCLLILVVIMFILIKAFRGKQSS